A single window of Sparus aurata chromosome 22, fSpaAur1.1, whole genome shotgun sequence DNA harbors:
- the spata45 gene encoding spermatogenesis-associated protein 45 — MVEQLQPVVSDSMSEPEERTLLELNLRRETWCQVDTNPRQSWERTERRHYGSHLRTSPVLLSALTAAPQRRAAGSERPPPSKLAERRHFEETYKSHLV; from the exons ATGGTAGAGCAGCTCCAGCCTGTAGTATCTG aCAGCATGTCTGAACCTGAGGAGCGGACTCTGCTGGAGCTCAACCTGCGGAGGGAGACGTGGTGTCAGGTGGACACGAACCCCCGGCAGTCCTGGGAGAGGACCGAGAGGAGACATTACGGGAGTCACCTGCGGACCAGCCCGGTGCTTCTGAGCGCTCTGACCGCCGCACCGCAGCGCAGGGCGGCCGGCAGCGAGCGCCCACCCCCCTCCAAGCTCGCGGAGAGAAGGCACTTTGAAGAGACCT